The Sphingosinicellaceae bacterium genome includes the window TGTTGAGGATGCGTTCACCGCATACGTCGAGCACGAGGAGAGCCTGCGCAAGTCACTGATGCGCCACGCGGGTCAGCCACTTGTAAACTGGAAGCGTGCGTTCTTCCTAGATTTGAGCCTCCAGCCGACTCGCCGTTCTGTGATGGCGCTTGAGACGATGCGCGGACGGTCGAAGGAGTGGGTGTACGCCGCGTACGTCTACGATCCTGACACGGATCTCGCTGACCGCAACAGGGCGGTAGTCGATACGTTCACAACGAACATTCGCAACGTTATGGCGGCAATGCCGGGCAGCGCGGCCTGGACGTCGAACCAGCAGCACCTGAAAGCCGGCCCGCTGCGTCTGGACGTGGCGTACGAGCGTCTGCTGGTTCCCCTTATCGTCGAGGACGACGACGATGCCCTCGATCACCTTAACGCGATGATGCAAATCCGCGAGGAACTTGACCGAAACCCGAATGCAGCCTGCGACGTGTACCTGATGGGTGGCGGCGAACGGCGCGAGCGTGCCACACGGTTGTCGGGTGAGGTGGAGAACCCCTTCCAGGGTGCTAATCCGGGCAATGGATATCCGGGCGACCGTAAAATCAGATCTGAGGACCGCGTCACCCTGCAGATCCACCATCTTGATCTCACTCAAGCCAAGGCTCCCCTCGCGAGCGATGTTCGCCTAGTTGCGATCAGCATTCCCGAGAGGATGCGCCGCGACCTGCTGCTGCAGGTCGATGACTAGTTCGGCCGAAGAGTTGATAGCCTTGCTTGCGAGGTTGGCGTCGACGCCTCTGCCGACTGGCGAAGATTCGCTTCTCGCACTCGAGCATGTCGGACTGTCGTGCATGGTCGGCCGCACAAGCGCGGGCTGCGTGTGCGTGCTGGTCCCGACCGCCGGTCGCGCGCCGGGCCGCCACCTCCGCCTCCGCAACATCGAGGTACGTGAGGGCGTCAACTGCGAGGTGCTCGCCCCGGGCGGTCTTGCAAGAGCCATCCGGGGAACGCTGGTCGTCTGCCGGAGCGAGCAGTTAGGACTGATTCGTTTGTTCCTCGGTCTGCTCGCCGACGCGATGACGACGCTTGGAGCTTTGCCTGCTGCATCGGCATTCTCGAACTGGGTGGTGCGCGCCGCAGAACTCTTCAGCCGGCTCGAGAGTGAGGGCCGCCGCACCATGCAGGGCCTGTGGGCGGAACTCGTCGTCGCCTGTTCGCTGCCGTCGCCAGAGGTCGCCGTGAGGCGGTGGCACGCTGACCCGCTGGAGCGCTATGACTTCAGTTCGGGAACTTTCTCGCTAGAGGTCAAAAGTTGTGCCGATCTCGACAGGATCCACAGCTTTTCCCTTGACCAGTTGAGGCCACAACCGGGCGCACTTGTTTGGATCGCCTCGGTGGTAGCAAGGCCGGAGCCGCTTGGTCGTTCCGTACTCGACCTCGTGCACGCGCTAGAGACTCAAATTCCGACCCCAAGCGTGCGGGATAAGCTCCGTGAGATAGTGTTTGCATCGGCCGGCTCATCGATCGCTGACGACGATCGCTACCGCTTCGATGAGGCCGGCGGTCGGGCATCAATCAGGTTACTGGATGCCCGCGCGGTCCCATCCGTTCCCGGCCCGCTCGCACCGGAGATACTCGGCGTCCAGTTACGAGTAAGATGCGCCGCCGTACCCGCTGCCGGGGATTTAGCCGAGGCTGGAA containing:
- a CDS encoding PD-(D/E)XK motif protein, translated to MTSSAEELIALLARLASTPLPTGEDSLLALEHVGLSCMVGRTSAGCVCVLVPTAGRAPGRHLRLRNIEVREGVNCEVLAPGGLARAIRGTLVVCRSEQLGLIRLFLGLLADAMTTLGALPAASAFSNWVVRAAELFSRLESEGRRTMQGLWAELVVACSLPSPEVAVRRWHADPLERYDFSSGTFSLEVKSCADLDRIHSFSLDQLRPQPGALVWIASVVARPEPLGRSVLDLVHALETQIPTPSVRDKLREIVFASAGSSIADDDRYRFDEAGGRASIRLLDARAVPSVPGPLAPEILGVQLRVRCAAVPAAGDLAEAGKRLL